The following DNA comes from Chlamydiota bacterium.
GAATACTTTGCAATACTTTGACTTTTTCATCGCGGATCGAGCTTGCATGTAAAGAGATGGGTGGTTCCATCGCCACAAGAGATAAAAGTTGCATCATGTGATTTTGCACAATATCTCTGAGTAAGCCTGCTTCTTCCCAAAAACGTCCACGTGTTCCGACGCCTAAATCTTCGGCGACGGTAATTTGTACGCGTTCGATATGTTTGTAATTCCAAAGAGATTCAAAGATCGAATTAGCAAACCGAAAGACCATCAAGTTTTGTACGGTTTCTTTGCCCAGGTAATGATCAATGCGATAGATCTGGTCTTCAGCAAGGTGTTTGGTGATTTCTTGCTGCAGATCTTTTGCTGATTGTAAATCACGTCCAAAAGGTTTTTCGATCACAATGCGAGACCATTTTTCTTTTTCGGTTGCGAGGTCATAGACAAGGCCATTGGTTTTGAGCTTTTCGATAATGAGGGGGAAAAAGGAGGGTTGCGTGGATAAGTAGAAAATGCGATTGCCCTTGGTGCCCAATTTCTGGTCTAATTCTTCGAGTTTGGTTTTGAGGGTCTGGTAGCCTTCATCGTTATCAAATTCGGATGGGTGATAGAACACGTTTTTAGAAAACGTTTGCCATGCATTTTCATCAAGAGGCTGCGTGCGTCCATATTTGGACACGTGATCTTTCATTTCATCTGCAAAGGTTTTTGTTTTATCACGGCGTGCAAATCCCATGCAGGCAAATTGCTCGGGCAGCATTTTTTCAAGGCTTAGTTGGTAGAGTGCTGGAACAAGTTTGCGTCCTGTCAAATCGCCTGTTGCTCCAAAGATCACAATGATGCAAGGTTCTATCTGTTTGGGACGGAAGGCATCGGCATTTAACTTATGAGAATGTAACATACTTTTTTTATACGGGGTTTAGTTTTTGTAGGCAAGATAATCTAGATAACTTTGTAATAAAAGCATTGCTGCTAAGCTATCATTGAGCGCATCTCTTTTTTTTCTTTTGATGTTTTCGTGTCTTAGTGTTTGATCGGCTTGCTTGGATGAGAGTCTTTCATCCCAAAGAACGGTTTTTAGAGAG
Coding sequences within:
- the zwf2 gene encoding Glucose-6-phosphate 1-dehydrogenase 2, producing MLHSHKLNADAFRPKQIEPCIIVIFGATGDLTGRKLVPALYQLSLEKMLPEQFACMGFARRDKTKTFADEMKDHVSKYGRTQPLDENAWQTFSKNVFYHPSEFDNDEGYQTLKTKLEELDQKLGTKGNRIFYLSTQPSFFPLIIEKLKTNGLVYDLATEKEKWSRIVIEKPFGRDLQSAKDLQQEITKHLAEDQIYRIDHYLGKETVQNLMVFRFANSIFESLWNYKHIERVQITVAEDLGVGTRGRFWEEAGLLRDIVQNHMMQLLSLVAMEPPISLHASSIRDEKVKVLQSIRPISEQNMDKFVIRGQYGPGKIHGKDVIGYRQEENVDPASNIETFVALKLFIDNWRWSGVPFFLRAGKCLTEKMTEITLFFKDVPGVLFQQTPQKTEANALCIRIQPDEGISFSINCKRPGFVPQIEPVKMDFRYSEFFGTAPPEAYERLILDCILGDNTLFAREDEVLNSWRILTPVLDYWKNHPPKDFPNYQAGTWGPDIAKRMLRSCHHLSIIG